CTGCTCGTGTGCCGGAGGGGATGCCCGTGACGGCGGAGTTTCTCCTGGGTCTCGTCATCCTCGGGATCGGGGTGCTCGCCGCCGTCTTCCCGCGGCCGAAGACCTACGTGAACCGGCTGATCAACCTGGAGATTCCGGCGTTCGGGCTCCTCCTCGTCATGCTCTCCTACGACGAGACCCTCGCCCTTCTCACCTTCATCGCGGTCACGGCCATCGCCACGTTCGTCCTCGTGCGTGTGATCGAGAGGAGGGAGGCGCCGTGATCGTCCGCCGCATATCGGAGGCGATCTCCCGCCTGGAGAACCTGACCGCCGTCTACGCCCTCGTCGTCGTCGCGGTGACGATCGTCGGTCTCGTCACGCTCCCGCTCCTGGAGTACCGGGGGGACGCCCTCTACCCGAAGGCGATCGATCGGGGGAGCTCGCTCGATCCCTACGACCGCGGGGGCACCCCCTTCAATGCCACCGGGGTGAAGGCCCAGTACATCGAGAACTCGCCCTATGCCGGCTATGTCACCGCCTACCTGACGCCCCTCTCGCTCTACATGGCGCAGAGCACGCTTCACATGGGGACGACGATCGTCTCCCACCCCGGGGGGATCATTGACGAGATCCTCTACAACACACGGGGCCTGGACACCGTCGTGGAGACGAGCATCCTCTTCGCGGCGTTCGCCATCGCATCCTACATCTTCCGGAGGAGGGACTGACATGGCTGCGGAGTACTCCCTGGGCCTTCTCGTCGCGTTTCTGGGGATCGTGGCAGGATTCTCCGCCCTCGTCCGGGAGAGAGACGACCTCCACCGCATCCTGCTCACGGACCTCGCAGAGATCCTGGCGCTCGCGGTCATCGCCCTGATCGCGACGGACCTCGCAGAAGCCCTCATCCTGCCCGGACTGGTCGTGGGAATCTCCGAGCTGATGGCGGTCTCCGAGGTCTACATTCTGCGGGAAGGGCTGACGAGGCAGCCGGAGCAGCGGGTGCGGATCGAGGTGATGGAGAGCGCACCCCCCATCATCGCCGTCATCCTCGTCGGCTACGGGATCGTGCTCTCCGGGTTCTCGGGAGGAGCGGTCGCCGCTCTCGGAGTGATCTTCTACTTCCTGTGCCGCGGGCACCGCGAGCGGTTCCACGCGATCGAGGT
Above is a genomic segment from Methanomicrobiales archaeon containing:
- a CDS encoding EhaG family protein produces the protein MAAEYSLGLLVAFLGIVAGFSALVRERDDLHRILLTDLAEILALAVIALIATDLAEALILPGLVVGISELMAVSEVYILREGLTRQPEQRVRIEVMESAPPIIAVILVGYGIVLSGFSGGAVAALGVIFYFLCRGHRERFHAIEVASGYAWAIWILAFFVFMLLPAYWFFAVMIAGGAILLKVMAKMALVGTMRGGSNV
- a CDS encoding DUF2106 family protein translates to MIVRRISEAISRLENLTAVYALVVVAVTIVGLVTLPLLEYRGDALYPKAIDRGSSLDPYDRGGTPFNATGVKAQYIENSPYAGYVTAYLTPLSLYMAQSTLHMGTTIVSHPGGIIDEILYNTRGLDTVVETSILFAAFAIASYIFRRRD
- a CDS encoding DUF2107 family protein, producing MTAEFLLGLVILGIGVLAAVFPRPKTYVNRLINLEIPAFGLLLVMLSYDETLALLTFIAVTAIATFVLVRVIERREAP